The Pieris napi chromosome 11, ilPieNapi1.2, whole genome shotgun sequence DNA segment GACCTTTACCCTTTACCCCACAAGAACGACTTAAATACATGACGCTTGGATTAGCTATTTGTTACGACAAGATGGAAGCTTTGAGACCAAAAATGCCTATATCCCCAgactaataaacaaaaaaacatgacCAAATGCTGTATATAGGAGAATGCTATGAGgaggttattaaaaaaaataactgctAAGCTATGCATAGACTATACAAATCcgtaatttaatgtattaaggACATTTAAtacagattattaaaaaatatttttttatctcacTTATGTCTAGATAATGTtgtagatttaaaattaataattgaacaaAGGATTGGTCTGAAACGCGTGCATAGTGCAAACTAAAAGCTATATTTGTACAGTtgctgtaataaaaataaattgctttGTAATGATTCACCAAGATCTGTGTTTCTTAAGGTCTCATCTCTGCTCTGTTTGTGATTCTTGACACTTACCACTCTAACGCCTGTATTCCATAAAAATCTTGACAACAAAATCTGCATTGTCTTTTCTCCAACTAACTCAAGCAACCTTTTGGAATACGGGTCAAAGAAGAATGTTTCACTTGCTCTTAACAGTCTTAACTTACAAAAACACATCGAAGTTTTGTCATTTAAATATCATATCATTGAACGTGTGAACTTGATAGTGCTTTATAGTTTTTGTTGCTTAGTATAAAGTAGAATGTTTGTGTTTTACTTACATGTGTAATTTTGGTATTATTGCGTttgatatattgtttattgtatttcaGGTTACCAACAAGGATATGGTTATGAATATGGGTCCCCGTATCCGGGTAATCGGCCTGTTTACCCGCCATATGGCCCCGAAGGGGATCGGTATgtttatgattattatattgtagaCTTACTGAGGataatatttatgataatGAAGAAAATTTGACagagatattattatttaactctAAGCAGTATAATTaggcaaatttattttttaagagaaAATGCCTTTTTAATTCAGTCGTAAGTAGTTATCGCGTATTATCTAAGTGAAAATACATCACTTaagagtaaattaaataaagtaccaCGTGACAAATATACAATTGCAGGGGTTACAGTCCTGGTGAATACGGCCGATATGGCGGTTACGGCGGGCCGTATCGTGCAGGAGCACCTGCTCCGGGCCCTGGCGCGACCCCCGGAGCCCCGGCGCCACCGTCCCCGGCCGGGGCCCCTCCTGCGCAGCCCTACCCGGACTATTACCGCCAGCCGCACCCGCATCAACCACCACACCCCCCTCCACATCCGCCACACCCGCCACATTCGCCTCAACAACCGCATGAGgtacgtttttattttaagttttattaagaacaaaaataattttaagaaacttaaatatCTGTATTTTATACAAAGATAAAAACGTGACGTTCTCTATGAGTAAATCTTTTGAAAGGTAAAAAGTTATATGAAATAAGGAATGGTAAGAATGTATAATTGTTTCAATTTCATACAGGAAACAATCtactacttatatataaatcaaagatttttattaagtttcttGTTATGTTGGTAATATTTGACTGTAGCACACTCCATATTAAGTACTGGTGACATAAAAAGTCCTGAGGcacttgaaattattatattgtttcttCAACACAACAAAGATACACATCAAAGCATAAATTATATGTGTTATTACTTGAGTCTTATTTGGAGCATGTTCATTTGTAGTTTCGGTAAACGTAAGTTACtgcttatacatattatgttgatgttaatattatttttatcacttttcgatttatccattttataatagataaaaaatttggTCAGTACTGTTAGCaacaacataaattaatattttttggatGATTACTGAGATACTTAATGCGAGGTTACAgtgaaaatttagtttatttcatttttatgatGTCCtgttatgtattaattttgctTGTGAATGGAGATCACAATAACTAGTAATTTTAGAAACATTACGCGTAACAAATATacgcaaatatattaaacgtCACCTACATTCACAACGTATTTGAGCGTGTGCTTGCACGCATTATGTGCACGTGTACGCGTACGCCGACTGATGCATTGGCGGTGTGTAGATTGCGTCGTGCGGCGGGCTGATGGGCTCGCAGCTCGCGAGGCAACTGGTGGCGCCGCTGCCCCCCGCCTCCAGACCATACGTACGGAACCACCGTTTGTACCACGCACTCCACACCGCTTCCCACCATTGGCGATACACTTTCCCACCTCGGGGCACTGTCGCGGATGTTGCTCGGCCACCTCGTAATTGATACCAGCGGAAATATATCTTGTTCGATCGTTCATTACTAAACAGGTTTTCGGTGTGCAAATGCCAAGTATAGGCTGGTGgtgaacttattaaaaaaaaaaaagttttggcataaattttgtaaataaagtaaatggtaaaatatgtatgttgaGCATATCAGTTACGTTGTGACGAGACAAGGTCTATGCAAATTCAATTCCTCTGGTTTGTCAAAGTGATTGACGCACCAAAGTTTTGGACATTGCAGCGAACCGGGCGGGACGTCGACTTCATACGTGGTTTTGGCTTCATTTAATTTCTCCGATAATACCACTCGCTTAACGAAATTCTCAAGCTATTCACTTTCAGTTTTCGTTAACAAGTTGGCTTGCGGTGTGAATAATTGGCTTTTCAACCGCGACGGTCGGTCGCTAACACGATCGCACATGCCGAAACCgacatttttcaaaatttaaccCAACAAAGTGGAAGATAAGGTTTAGAGTGTGTGGTGGTGGCTTCACATCATGAACGGAATAATTTCACTTAATCATTTGCATGCTTTCACAGGATCATGTAAGCGAGCGAAGCTTTGTAATATCGCTGTTCTAGGGATTGTTCCTATGATCCACTCTTAGAATGCGGATCTTTcatcgtttatattttgtatgtgggTTCACGGCTAGTGTAAAAATTGTTTCTTATCATAGTGTCGTATTTTTTTAGCTATCGAAAGTTTCTAGAAAAATCGACAATATGTTTTGTATCATTGTCAATAAtcataaatttcattttactaCCATTTGTGTGAaattctgaaaataaaatattgtgtaaTAAAGATTACTAAAAACTGCATAATGTTTTCGGCATTTCAACACCCATCACTAATCCATGGAATGGGATGATACAAACTATAattcaaaatgtattaattatatctataaCTACAGCAATACGGCGGCAAGGGCGCACCCCCCGTTCCTAATGCTGGTCCACCCGGCGTGGCGGGAGCACCTCGGCGGCATCCAGACTTCGCGAAGGAGCCCTACAATTCGAGTGCCCCACCCGGGGCGCCGCCGAGCCCCGCGGGGCCTCGATTTGGCGGCGGTTGGGGTCCCGGGTTTCAGCGTGCCGCATCACCTGGCTGGCGACCGCCCCACCACGCCCCCCTACCCCACCATCAACAACCAGGATGGCCTCCACAGCCTCATCAGCCGCATCAACCCTACCATCCACCGGTATGTACACAAAATCAAACTAATATCTACTAATAATACCTGAGTGGTATTGGGCTACCTCGTCACTACCGCTTACGCTTATTCCTGCTGAAAATTTCACTCAcattgattaaatttaatggATAAGATCTAGTTTTGCTAGTTGTGACTAACGAATTAAAACTGTCAATACTTGCACTGTTTGTGGTAATCCACCTTTAATTCGTGCGAATTTGGTTTAACCaataaaattcattctaaTTTCATTGTCCCGACACAAATTCACAAATATTCCGGACACTGATTGTACGTCGAGCTTAGTATGAGAACCATGTttcaaattttctttattgaaTTCCGTCTTTGCTTCGTAATCTTCTCCTGGCTCATTCGTGTTAGCACACGAGTAGTTTGTGGTTCTCATACGGACGGTGTTGTTGTAGGCGGCGGGCGGACCGGCGTGGGGCGGGCCGCGGCCGCCGCAGGATCTCACGCCCGCCGCGCCTTCGCCCGTGAGTCATGCACTAATGCACCTTGCACTTTACATACATTTCACTATAAccattatatttcttatattctTCATATAGTTTTACGTATGTCAAACCACAATATTGCTAGCGAACTTTATTCATCTAACCAATAACATTGTCTTGGACATTGTATGTAttctacaattattaaatttttgagcCTGTTTCGAAACACAGTTGAATAATAAAGCAATATGTTTTCAGGGAGCGACATCTGGTGTCGGCCAAATTAAACGAGAATTGACTTTCCCTCCGGAGTGTGTGGAAGCGACGGTGCCCGCGCCTGAGAAAAGACGCAGACTGACAAAGGGTGACGTCGCCCCGGTGGACGCGTGGCGAATCATGATGGCGCTCAAATCTGGTCTCCTCGCGGAGACCTGCTGGGCGCTAGACATCCTCAATATTCTACTGTTTGACGACACCTGCATCGGGTTCTTCGGTCTCCAGCATCTGCCCGGTTTGCTCGATTTGCTGCTGGAGCACTTCCAGCGGAGTCTCGCCGACGTGTTCGACGCGCCCGCCGCGGCTCCGGAGCCCTGGTACGCGCCGCCGGCGGTCAAAGAATCTGTTGCGCCGCCACCCCGACGCATCGAGCCCCCCGACCCCGCAGACCGTATTAAGGTTACCACGGGCGAGAACTACACGCTGCAGTCGCGTCGTCGCGTGCCCGTCACCTTCGTCACTAAGCTGGACGACGACGCGCTCTTTGCGCCCGAGGATCCCGAAACCAACCGAGACGTCGAGGACGTGATAGAGCCTTGGCAAACCGACACGGTCAATAGATTCGACCACGTGATGCCCTGCTTCCGTGCCGAGTTCGTCCATCTGCCGTTTGCCCGGGTTCTGCCAGGAGAGCGAGCACCCTCGCCGCCCGCGCCTCCGGCTTCGCCTCACTCGGACGGACCCAGCGATACGCTCGCCCTTCCCGATACGGCCGACCCGCCCCCCTCCGAACCCCCGTCCACGGCCACGGACGAAGGTGACAACTTGGAGGCGGAACCGATGGACATAGAACCGGAAAGAAAACCGGCGTTGCAAATTCGGGATTCCGCCGGAGTGCTCAAAAGACGACGTTTGGAGGACTACGAGGACGAATGCTACACGCGCGATGAACCTAGCCTTAATCTTATCAACGAAACGCGGGACGCCCTCGCCAAGCGGTGTATAGCGTTATCCAACATTCTCCGCGGGCTGACCTTCGTGCCCGGCAACGAGGCGGAATTCTCGAGGTCGAGCGCTTTCTTAGCTCTCGCTGGAAAGCTCCTGCTGCTACACCACGAACACGCGCCTCGGGCGGCCCGAGCCAAGGCCTACGAGCGTGCCGCCAGAGACGAGGTGGACGCGGACGCGTGCTGCTCCAGCCTGAAGGGCGAGAGCGAGTGGTGGTGGGACACGTTGGCGCAACTGCGGGAGGACGCGCTGGTCTGCTGCGCCAACATCGCCGGCAGCGTGGAGCTGTCCGGTCAATCGGAAGCCGTGGCGAGGCCGCTTCTGGACGGCCTCCTACACTGGAGCGTGTGTCCCGCGGCCGTCGCCGGCGACGCCCCGCCGACGGCCTCCCCGGCGTCGCCCTTGTCTCCTAGAAGATTAGCCCTAGAGGCGCTTTGTAAATTGTGCGTGACGGATGCTAACGTGGATCTCGTCCTGGCGACGCCCCCGCGAGGGCGTATCGCCGCGTTGTGTGCGGGCCTGGCGCGGGACCTGTGCCGGCCCGAGCGGCCCGTGGTGCGCGAGTTCGCGGTGAATCTGCTGCATTACTTGGCGGGGGCGGGCGGCGCCGCGGCCCGCGAGGTGGCTACGCACGCGCCCGCCGTGGCGCAGCTGGTCGCCTTTATCGAGAGGGCGGAGCAGACGGCTCTCGGCGTCGCTAACCAACACGGCGTGGCGGCGCTCCGAGACAACCCCGACGCCATGGGGACGTCCCTGGACATGTTGAGGCGAGCGGCCGCCACGCTGCTGCGTCTGGCGGAGCACCCCGAGAACAGGCCGCTGATCCGCCGCCACGAGAGGAGACTGCTGTCGCTGGTGATGAGCCAGATCTTAGACCAGAAGGTCGCGCACGAGCTGGCCGGGGTGCTGTACCACTGCAGCCAACAAAAGTGTGACGAACCGCAGGAAGAGTGAGTGAACAGTGCCGTGAGTGAGAGGCGAGCGGCGGCGGGCGGCGGCGTACCGATGGGTACGTGTACATATAGCGATAGCGCCCCGCCCGCCCCGCGCGCCGAGCGTGTACAATCTGAATTTCGTTATTTATGTCCACGATGATTTATTTACAAGAATGTCAATGTGCTATAATCGATTTCTATTGTTCGATTGAAAAACAGATGTATTATAACtcgtaattttgatttttataataaaatgggACTTGAATCTGTTGATTGGTTTTATGATGGAGATTTTATACCGAATACCTCTAGAGTAGGTTTGGAGCGAGGAGCTTATGTGGGCGATAAGTTTTAGTTAAGTTTAATGtgaattattacaataatctataatatattgaaattgaatctgattttattttcttttcgaATTGGCTCTTGATTCCATACAACACCTAGTATTCAAATATTACgcattatttctttaaaaaatgcaTAAAACACATGCTTTTACTTTGTCATCTATTCAAATATTTCAACGACATCTATAACAATTGGCATTTGgagacattttttaatataagatttctggtttaacaataaattttacacaTCCATACTGTAACAGGTATCACTTGAAGTTGTATTCACTTATTGTATACCAttgttttaacattaaattataatctatattaatcTTGGTAGAACTTTAGTAATGACTGCATAGAAATCTGGCAGTTATGGTTTCTTTGAAATGTGACAGTTCTTTATTCAACTTTTtcagtaattttatttctagtaGTGTTTTTGGATAACAATTTTGCAAAATtctaatttatacatttattgtgataaattaatttttattatctaaattCAAATGCCATCTATCCGAATAAAGTTATACGATGGAGTGTCAGTCAAGCGATagtaagaaattatttaaagtattcgATGCAGCTAAACGCAAGAGGTCAAGAAAAAAGCATGAAACCTACGAAGATAGCAATTCGGTAGCGACCGACGAGTCTGTTGGAGTAAGTATGAGTTTGAGCAGAATCTGTCCTTCGAAGTTAatgttaaactatttaaataatatcaacgCGATGCCTTTGCAATCAACTTAAAATTAGCAAGGAAGCAGTTCTATGAATATAGATATTGTagtgttattaaaattcagGTATGTCACGGAAATGGTCGACGAGGTACCTCCACCAAGACTAGCTTGCAAGATATTCCCGCTAAAGCAATAGATCAGGAAGTAGCACCTACAAAAAGGTTATTAGTTTATGATACTAGTTTAATTAAGGAAGCTTTTTCACTAACTTCACTCCTTATATGAGATTAAGAATACCttcgaatttaaaaataagattcTTAAACTAAATAGGAGTTATGACTTagttaataaagtatatttttatacttttacatTACCATGAGATAGGTGCTCCCAATTCtgtctattttaatattgtcacCTGAAAAAATTATAGCGAATATTTACAGGAATATTGGTCACAGTACcgctttatatatttgttatgtatgtattttgctTCATGTCCCAAAAAAATTAACCAAAACATTCCGGCATATGACAGCAGTCCATCAGTATCGCAATCCCAAGTTGGAGATCGCCGGTCGCCAAGGTCGCCTCGAAGACAACGGAGATCCATGTAAGACGTTAtgtgataaataaacataaagaCGTAAAACTTGGACTTAATAGGTAGgttaagaattaaaaagaagtagtaagtaataataataatagtaataatatgacggttttacataacaataaaaccgaTATTATGTGccgagaaggaaaacatacagCATTGTATAATAATGAAGAAGCAATGTATACTTAGCCATGAAGTGCGATACATACCGAGTGAAATAGTTCCGCTTAGATagaatagatggcgctgtaatCGCCTCAACTTCATACTTATCTTAACCAGCTAGGACGGTGTCATTTCCACAGTCATAGAGTCTTCACCAGGAAGAGCTTCCTACAATGctgtatgttttccttctcggCACATAATAtcggttttattgttatgtaaaacCGTCATATTGATGTGCCTCCGGAAAACAtacagcattgtataatgaagacGTGTTTGTTATCTGCTGGTGGATGTATATAGTacaatataaaacacaacGCTATGATGATTATGAAGAATTAAGGTCCGGGCTTTAGCTAAAGccgttattgtttatataactattttatttacttgccATTATTCTTAATCAAAGCATAAGTATTTagcaattattattcttagttacggtataaatataactacagTTACTAGTAACTATATACTCATCTGATTTAGATgtacaattaacataataatataaacttcatATCATAACAACAAGGTATTTCTATAATTACGATGGtgcaaatgtattaaagaaagagTGATGAGTTTTCTCTACGAGAGTCTATCTCGCGGCAGTAATGATTAAAGAAACTATGTATTTGAAGATTTCCAATTACCCcgtgtaataaaaaacttcatCTATTGGTTGATTTTCGACCTAATTATTTTGCTGTTgatggataaaaaaaatattgtttagattttttacttgAGATCTTGTTGTACCTGTTACTcaaagcaatatttttttttttttttaaagacagttcacaccaattgacctagtcccatgctaagctggtgaagcttgtgttatgggtacctactaggcaacggatatacatacatattatagaaagatagacatataattacatatttaaacacctaaGACtcaagcacaacaccaaatgctcatcacatcaatGTTTGTcccagccgggaatcgaacctgggacccatggattcgtagtcaggggtactaaccactagaccaatgagtcgtcaggACTAACTGAAGTCTCACTAAAGTGATAGGGCATATGTTTTATCGTGGTGTTTAGAAAGTTTCCATGTTGACTGGCGTCTTGAGTGTCTGTCTTAGATTCGAATACCggtgttaaataaatgttaccaCCATCATCCACGAATTGCTCGTCagtaatttctaataaagtGAACCCTGCGGCCCAATGCTAAATGCAATACTGTGGCTGTTCTGCGAGCCGTATCGAATAAAGTGTCCCTAGGGGGGTTGGAAGAAAGCCAGTCTAGTACTATTCGCGGGTCCCACGTGACGGATGATTTCACGACTTTTGGTTTAGCTACTCCTAATACTCTGAGgatgtgtttaataataaaatttgaaaatgtttgtTGTTCTACATGGGGACcgcaaaaagttaaaattgccGATTTGCGAACAAGGATGGTTGATAGGATAAATTcctgttttggctttctgtactgtctaagtgtttgttttgtaatattatgtatgttagctgtaagattacttataattaaataaataaattttcttttagaaaaagtgatattaaattttttgcaaaatCGGTTGTTTGAGGGGATTTTGGGTTCACTTGAGAGTTGTCACACCATGACAGCCCTCTTTTGATTGCGGGTAAATAAGTGGACAGGTGGAGTGACCAACTCTTCAAAAGTAAATCTTTTTCCAGTGTGGACCAGTCTTTTATTTATGCACCCCACCCCCAATTTCCCAAACTTTTAGGGTCAATGCTTGTATTTGTGGAGGAGACAGTGCAATTGTCGTATCTAGGAGTGTCTGCGATAGGTATTGAATTTCGTGGGGGTGATCTAGAGACCTGGATTCCAGGTCCTGCAGGACCTTGCGGCCAATCTGAAGCAACTATCAGATAGGTTCCCATCGCCCGGTTTAGGTGTGCTAAAACTCAGGGTAACACACTTGGAGGGGGAAACACTCATGCTAGAGGAGGAAGGTGCCACTACGCAGCCTTTTTTCCCCTTTATAATCTGTCTGCTATGATCACCCTGGTAGGTAATGTACCGACAGAGTTATGTTGAATTTGTCCGTCAGGTGCAATAGTTTGAAGGTTAGTGTAAGTAACCCCGATTTCGTTCCACCTTCTGTTTGAATGTATGCAATCAGAGTTTCATTTGTCCGATTGTATTAACACGTgtgtgttttgtaatatttttacatttatttttattgcggCTATCACTGCATATAAGTCCTTTTTGTTGCAGTGCCATGTTTTCTATTGGTATGACCATTTTCCTGACAAGGTTTCCGTCTAGATGTGAACCCCCCCCCAACCCCAATCCGAGGCGTCCGTCGCTAGGAAGTGGGTTGCAGGTTCTTTGATAGGCGTCGTCTGATGAGTAGCTCCGAGCCACCACATCAGTTCCTGCCCTACAATCTGAGGCAGCAGTTGACCTCGACGGGGTCGGATCTTGTTGAATTGTCGCAGAAAGATCTGTACCTGGCGACAGTGAAGCCTCCCGCGGGCACGAGTTTAGTTTGAAAGTTTGCGAAGTTTACTTGCCCTAGCAAAGCTTTGTAACTCGCGAATACAACGCATAACTATGGTTTTTGCGCTGTATTTTTACCTTGGGTAGCGACATCACATTGACCATAGTATTCCAGCGAATTCCAAGGTATTCTAAATTTTGGGTTGGTACCAATACGGATTTTTTGGTAATTGATTTTCCAACCTCGGTGTTCCAAGTGTCTCACGGCCTCCGCGGCCTGAGAATCTAACTTGGCGGGTGTTCCAAGTGTCTCACGGCCTCCGCGGCCTGAGAATTTAACTTGGAGTGGTCTTAGTTGACCAGAAGGTAGTCGTCTAGGAAGACTAGCACTCGACATCCCTTCGCACGTAAGGTCTCCGCGACCCAACATGATACTGCAGAGAAAAGGTGTGGTACTGACGCTAGCCCAAGAGGAAGGTAAGTCATGTTTTCGTATAACTGCCCTTTTTAGCTGAGCCTTAAGAAAGGTCGGTGTGATCTCGCTGCCGGTAGATGGAAATAGGCTTGTGATAAATCTATTTATCATCCAGTCCCCTAGTTGAAGAAAGTTTGGGACTAAGCCGTGGGTGATCAACCGaaaatgttttgtctttaCGAATCGGTTTAGTTCTCGCAAATCTACAACAGAACGCATCGTGCCATTGCTTTTCCTGCGAAGAaccattttgtatataaaactgGGGGTTTTGTTGAGAACTGTTTGTAGGATACCTTGCTTGATTCAGGAGTTCTATGATTATCTGCGATGTCGTAGGAGACGGTTCGGTTGCGTATTGACTTACTATTCGATTTATTGGCATTAACAAAGCGGTTTCTTGTACAGAGGTATGCGGAATCCTTGAATTATGTTGGATAGTAATTTTTTCCGTCATTGTTAGATAACGGGTAGTTTTAAAGTTGTTTATGACTATCGATTTTCTCCTGTTAAACGTTCGCATCGTTTCTTGTTTTAGGTGGGtattacgaaaattattttttccattttgtgCCTGGTGTCTGTATTTGGATGTAGACGCTTACGATTCTTTGTATCTAGGTTTAAAAAGCTCTTACTCTTGAAGGGTACGGCGGAGATAACCAGAATTGCGGCCCACCGAGGGATTGTATTAGGGACGCGAGCTtacttttgtcaaataaaaattcctcGCTAGGAGGTATATAATTACTAAGCGCAGTTTGAATACTTTTGTCCGAAATCTTACTTATTAATCTTTTACGCCTAGTTTCTATACATTCCGCTCGTTTTCCGCACACAATTTGCAGGGTTTGTTCATGCAATTTGTAAGAAGGTGATTCATTACCAAcaatatagtatatttttgtgaaaaGATTTAATCGCGGGTTTTAATTCCGTTGGGTTATTACGAGTCCagtttatgattttttgtaaTCCAGATTGTAGTAATTCCCTTTGACATAGGAGTTTTAAaagcttaatatattattatatttttatattattatatttttatatatttattttgtattttttttcttttttatcggctttcttaataatctttttatcATCAATATTTGTGACCAAGCCCAGAGATTTCGATTTTCGGGTCGacggattaataaaaaatggctaTAGTAGTTGGTCGGTCAGTGGGTACCCTCGTCATTGGACGCACTGGCGTTGACATTTGGTACATAATATCGTTGAtgcattataaaatttgtgaGGAAACTCACCTGATTATATAACGCGTCGATCATGGGATCGACCGTTACCTGTGCTACtcgtttcctt contains these protein-coding regions:
- the LOC125053497 gene encoding trithorax group protein osa isoform X1; the protein is MAATQAESQRSEATVDQSPSEQLSESRNALLQNGTDKSVGRVPLDGVVNTKSKSPMSVEAGQPRDGGEAPGHDRPGADQYGAYRYPEGADPYYSPRPGFPGKPRPPQQQRFFPGQAVSQAPGPTPTLNSLLQSSGVPPHRYPNNYDQPQGAYGPTPGWPPPRPMPPYNPQGGPYRNSTPPRGYGGPPYGAGAPGGPQQPPGAYGPPGSYPPRYPPGPPGAPNSRPPFSPHQGYERGGSPQPTHPQGAPSPGSAQSAPGGLSPNHESHPSHMPPGSQPHQGYPPPPRPGQPSTPNAHDQDSDLTGQNSNDSGGSGGAGRASTPHLRPTPSPTGSSGSRSMSPAVGTQNVSMPPRPSSSLSDGGGPPVRAGAPAAGPPPSGAPPPGAMLPQSYHYKPAPYPPQPYGYPPPRNHPYPYGGYRPTPPPHPSQHYPPLKGGVGRHMGPPGESMGPPNAPGEAHDNGPAPPATALVTTGPDGAPLDEGSQQSTLSNASAASGEEPCGTGKGSRKDYGSAAPSPSPGGGSHSSAHDDYETSPSPWPRPPSSPVFNSHIPPESYRSKKSDSLVKLYEMDDAPERRSWVERLLAFMEERRTPIPACPTISKQPLDLYRLYLLVRDRGGFVEVTKNKTWKDIAGLLGIGASSSAAYTLRKHYTKNLLAYECHFDRGGIDPQPIINQVEASTKKKSGKNNNAANAGKAGSSNNAEQFAGSGAGGAPIDAYQPHYAPYPPQPAQQGGGAGGDIAASNPFDEPPGPRRPPGYQQGYGYEYGSPYPGNRPVYPPYGPEGDRGYSPGEYGRYGGYGGPYRAGAPAPGPGATPGAPAPPSPAGAPPAQPYPDYYRQPHPHQPPHPPPHPPHPPHSPQQPHEIASCGGLMGSQLARQLVAPLPPASRPYQYGGKGAPPVPNAGPPGVAGAPRRHPDFAKEPYNSSAPPGAPPSPAGPRFGGGWGPGFQRAASPGWRPPHHAPLPHHQQPGWPPQPHQPHQPYHPPGATSGVGQIKRELTFPPECVEATVPAPEKRRRLTKGDVAPVDAWRIMMALKSGLLAETCWALDILNILLFDDTCIGFFGLQHLPGLLDLLLEHFQRSLADVFDAPAAAPEPWYAPPAVKESVAPPPRRIEPPDPADRIKVTTGENYTLQSRRRVPVTFVTKLDDDALFAPEDPETNRDVEDVIEPWQTDTVNRFDHVMPCFRAEFVHLPFARVLPGERAPSPPAPPASPHSDGPSDTLALPDTADPPPSEPPSTATDEGDNLEAEPMDIEPERKPALQIRDSAGVLKRRRLEDYEDECYTRDEPSLNLINETRDALAKRCIALSNILRGLTFVPGNEAEFSRSSAFLALAGKLLLLHHEHAPRAARAKAYERAARDEVDADACCSSLKGESEWWWDTLAQLREDALVCCANIAGSVELSGQSEAVARPLLDGLLHWSVCPAAVAGDAPPTASPASPLSPRRLALEALCKLCVTDANVDLVLATPPRGRIAALCAGLARDLCRPERPVVREFAVNLLHYLAGAGGAAAREVATHAPAVAQLVAFIERAEQTALGVANQHGVAALRDNPDAMGTSLDMLRRAAATLLRLAEHPENRPLIRRHERRLLSLVMSQILDQKVAHELAGVLYHCSQQKCDEPQEE
- the LOC125053497 gene encoding trithorax group protein osa isoform X6; amino-acid sequence: MAATQAESQRSEATVDQSPSEQLSESRNALLQNGTDKSVGRVPLDGVVNTKSKSPMSVEAGQPRDGGEAPGHDRPGADQYGAYRYPEGADPYYSPRPGFPGKPRPPQQQRFFPGQAVSQAPGPTPTLNSLLQSSGVPPHRYPNNYDQPQGAYGPTPGWPPPRPMPPYNPQGGPYRNSTPPRGYGGPPYGAGAPGGPQQPPGAYGPPGSYPPRYPPGPPGAPNSRPPFSPHQGYERGGSPQPTHPQGAPSPGSAQSAPGGLSPNHESHPSHMPPGSQPHQGYPPPPRPGQPSTPNAHDQDSDLTGQNSNDSGGSGGAGRASTPHLRPTPSPTGSSGSRSMSPAVGTQNVSMPPRPSSSLSDGGGPPVRAGAPAAGPPPSGAPPPGAMLPQSYHYKPAPYPPQPYGYPPPRNHPYPYGGYRPTPPPHPSQHYPPLKGGVGRHMGPPGESMGPPNAPGEAHDNGPAPPATALVTTGPDGAPLDEGSQQSTLSNASAASGEEPCGTGKGSRKDYGSAAPSPSPGGGSHSSAHDDYETSPSPWPRPPSSPVFNSHIPPESYRSKKSDSLVKLYEMDDAPERRSWVERLLAFMEERRTPIPACPTISKQPLDLYRLYLLVRDRGGFVEVTKNKTWKDIAGLLGIGASSSAAYTLRKHYTKNLLAYECHFDRGGIDPQPIINQVEASTKKKSGKNNNAANAGKAGSSNNAEQFAGSGAGGAPIDAYQPHYAPYPPQPAQQGGGAGGDIAASNPFDEPPGPRRPPGYQQGYGYEYGSPYPGNRPVYPPYGPEGDRPGEYGRYGGYGGPYRAGAPAPGPGATPGAPAPPSPAGAPPAQPYPDYYRQPHPHQPPHPPPHPPHPPHSPQQPHEIASCGGLMGSQLARQLVAPLPPASRPYQYGGKGAPPVPNAGPPGVAGAPRRHPDFAKEPYNSSAPPGAPPSPAGPRFGGGWGPGFQRAASPGWRPPHHAPLPHHQQPGWPPQPHQPHQPYHPPGATSGVGQIKRELTFPPECVEATVPAPEKRRRLTKGDVAPVDAWRIMMALKSGLLAETCWALDILNILLFDDTCIGFFGLQHLPGLLDLLLEHFQRSLADVFDAPAAAPEPWYAPPAVKESVAPPPRRIEPPDPADRIKVTTGENYTLQSRRRVPVTFVTKLDDDALFAPEDPETNRDVEDVIEPWQTDTVNRFDHVMPCFRAEFVHLPFARVLPGERAPSPPAPPASPHSDGPSDTLALPDTADPPPSEPPSTATDEGDNLEAEPMDIEPERKPALQIRDSAGVLKRRRLEDYEDECYTRDEPSLNLINETRDALAKRCIALSNILRGLTFVPGNEAEFSRSSAFLALAGKLLLLHHEHAPRAARAKAYERAARDEVDADACCSSLKGESEWWWDTLAQLREDALVCCANIAGSVELSGQSEAVARPLLDGLLHWSVCPAAVAGDAPPTASPASPLSPRRLALEALCKLCVTDANVDLVLATPPRGRIAALCAGLARDLCRPERPVVREFAVNLLHYLAGAGGAAAREVATHAPAVAQLVAFIERAEQTALGVANQHGVAALRDNPDAMGTSLDMLRRAAATLLRLAEHPENRPLIRRHERRLLSLVMSQILDQKVAHELAGVLYHCSQQKCDEPQEE